AGAAATTGTTAACTTGTGGTTAACTAGGCACTTCTTTTATACATAGTTTCAGAAAGTAGAAAGGGTCATTTATTATCCACCCATGTCCAAGAAACTCAACTTCattgtaagtattttttaatttcctttatagcATAGTTACTAAGGGAATGGACTGAATTCAGATTGCCTGGGATTCACGTCTTGATTCCATCACTTGCTATGTAAATTCAGATAAATGATTTACTGTCAAAGtcagtttcttcatgtataaataaaattaaagtactTAAGATTATTTCAcggaaattaaaatagaactctaAATATATAACTCTTCATCCTGTGCCTGtatcatttagtaaatattcagtaaCTGTTAGTTATTTCAAATCTCCATTACATAATCCtatgtttatatacttttaatatatacataccgcttctttttgttattctcataatgcttatattttttcatctttagtttTAAAGCCAATTTaagtacattttataaatatgtaatataaagggaaaatatattattCGAAGTAGGTTTTCTagcttttcttctaaaaagaaCTTTTGAAATATAGAAGATTcattacacataaatatataaaatctggactctgaatttaaaaagtttaaagttagctttaacaatttatttgttttaataatctcTATGTGTAGTAATGAAAATGAAACGACTAAATTTACAGCTTCTTTAATGTAATGTTTCATCACAGGTGAATTTTGGTATCGACTACGTTGTGTCATGGATGCCCTGGTGGGTAGAAACTACACTGAAATGACAGGGTTCATTTTATTGGGCTTAACTGACGATCCGAAACTTCGAGTCATTCTCTTCATTGTCATCCTGTGTATCTACCTGGTGACTGTATCTGGCAATCTCAGCACAATCATTCTCATCAGAATCTCTTCTCAGCTCCATcatcctatgtatttttttctgagccaCTTGGCTTTGGCTGACATGGGTTTATCATCTTCTGTCACACCCAATATGCTTGTAAACTTCCTGGTGGAGAGAAATACCATCTCCTATTATGGATGTGCCATGCAGCTTGGTTCTGTTGCTTTCTTTGGGGGAACTGAATGCTTCCTTCTGGCTGCTATGGCATATGATCGCTTTATGGCAATCTGCAGCCCGTTACTTTATTCCACCAAAATGTCCACACAAGTTTGTGTTCAGTTACTCATAGTGTCTTACATAGGTGGTTTATTCAATGCTTTTGCTTT
This genomic stretch from Equus quagga isolate Etosha38 unplaced genomic scaffold, UCLA_HA_Equagga_1.0 202621_RagTag, whole genome shotgun sequence harbors:
- the LOC124233428 gene encoding olfactory receptor 502-like is translated as MDALVGRNYTEMTGFILLGLTDDPKLRVILFIVILCIYLVTVSGNLSTIILIRISSQLHHPMYFFLSHLALADMGLSSSVTPNMLVNFLVERNTISYYGCAMQLGSVAFFGGTECFLLAAMAYDRFMAICSPLLYSTKMSTQVCVQLLIVSYIGGLFNAFAFTAGVYSLVFCGPNGVNHFFCDYAPLVELSCLAISIPAVVPSYVAGSIIVATVFVIAVSYICILITIVKMRSTEGCHKAFSTCASHLTAVTLYYGTITFIYVLPKSCYTTDQNKVVSVFYMVAIPMLNPLIYSLRNNEIKGALKKELARKVFC